A single Aminobacterium mobile DSM 12262 DNA region contains:
- a CDS encoding glycosyltransferase, whose product MKVLHYVNEGNLAWVQPWMQLLDALRTKGICNVVMCPEYGTLASIAREHNFEVRTCKAPFPWAPALCLEVGKTVKSVKPDLIHTRLSSAAALGGYWGYKLGIPVVATLDKYPKTKYYTHVTHLVGCSRAVSKHMIDQGIPEKKVSTIHNPVLFERYIRNEEKRLELREKAGIEEGQIVVLGAGRFVKWKAFDVLIKAAAKIESSKNWVLWLVGDGSERKHLERLVEEYCLQDRTTFWGFASDIRPHLWASDIFVQPSGGPEGFSLMLLEAMASGLPAIATNIGGTLDILEEGSNGWLVKPGDVDGLCRALSFALDQADLTEVGLRASQSAARFRVEPIACQHEDLYRFLVQNKTELGK is encoded by the coding sequence TTGAAAGTTCTTCACTACGTAAATGAGGGAAATTTAGCATGGGTCCAGCCCTGGATGCAACTCCTTGATGCTCTGCGAACAAAGGGAATATGTAATGTAGTTATGTGTCCGGAGTATGGAACATTAGCCTCTATAGCTCGGGAGCATAATTTTGAGGTACGAACCTGTAAAGCCCCCTTCCCGTGGGCTCCGGCTCTTTGCTTGGAAGTGGGGAAGACTGTAAAGAGCGTAAAACCTGATCTGATTCATACCCGCCTTTCCTCGGCAGCGGCTCTTGGCGGTTATTGGGGATATAAATTGGGTATTCCTGTAGTGGCGACTCTCGATAAGTACCCTAAAACAAAATATTATACCCATGTTACACACCTCGTTGGGTGTTCACGGGCGGTTTCAAAGCACATGATAGACCAGGGAATTCCTGAGAAAAAAGTCTCTACTATTCATAACCCTGTACTCTTTGAGCGTTACATAAGAAATGAAGAGAAGAGGTTAGAGCTTCGCGAAAAAGCAGGGATTGAAGAAGGCCAGATAGTAGTTCTAGGTGCGGGGCGTTTTGTAAAGTGGAAAGCTTTTGACGTTCTTATAAAAGCGGCAGCAAAAATTGAATCTAGTAAAAATTGGGTTCTTTGGCTTGTAGGAGACGGATCAGAAAGAAAACATCTTGAAAGGCTTGTGGAAGAATATTGTCTTCAAGACCGAACCACGTTTTGGGGATTCGCCTCAGATATTCGCCCGCATCTTTGGGCATCGGATATTTTTGTCCAGCCTTCAGGTGGTCCAGAAGGTTTTAGTCTCATGTTGTTGGAAGCCATGGCGTCTGGACTCCCTGCTATTGCTACAAATATTGGTGGAACCCTTGATATTTTAGAAGAAGGTTCAAATGGCTGGCTCGTAAAGCCAGGTGATGTTGATGGTTTGTGTCGTGCCCTTTCTTTTGCTTTAGATCAAGCTGATCTCACCGAGGTTGGTCTTCGTGCCTCTCAAAGTGCAGCCCGTTTTCGGGTGGAACCCATAGCGTGTCAGCACGAGGATTTATATAGATTTTTAGTACAGAACAAAACGGAGCTAGGGAAATAG
- a CDS encoding glycosyltransferase gives MKIIELVPELQEGGVERHLLWMTEKLVERGHEVLIISAGGKMTSLFHSQVKQWILPVHKKNPLTAWSCAQKIADRAKLEGWNILHAHSRVPAWIAMWASKKANIPYIVTGHVLFGNKSPWIYYPYRKAFKVICVSHAVEDGMVSCFSGNTQVIHNGLTEPPFYWKGPDSEDVTTRFLFVGRLSKVKGIQDIIEVLPRLQGSWSLDVLGDGPIMEELKNRVKDLDLEDRVTFYGFRDDPDYWMQRCSCLLFPSYGEGMPLTLARAIQMKVPVIASNILPVRELAKSDEGLLPPGNLHAWSNALQFFINTKKTICKFDPDIIPTLDQMTDTVETIYRKALMTYTV, from the coding sequence ATGAAAATCATTGAACTAGTCCCAGAACTTCAGGAAGGGGGCGTGGAACGCCATCTACTCTGGATGACTGAAAAGCTAGTAGAGCGTGGCCACGAAGTGTTAATTATTTCGGCAGGAGGGAAAATGACCTCCCTATTTCACTCTCAAGTGAAGCAATGGATTCTCCCTGTCCATAAAAAGAACCCCTTAACCGCATGGTCTTGTGCTCAAAAAATAGCCGATCGAGCGAAACTAGAGGGATGGAATATTCTCCATGCACATTCCAGAGTCCCTGCGTGGATAGCCATGTGGGCTTCAAAAAAAGCCAATATACCGTACATAGTGACAGGCCATGTTCTCTTCGGGAATAAATCTCCGTGGATCTATTACCCCTATCGCAAAGCGTTTAAAGTCATATGCGTTAGTCATGCTGTAGAAGATGGCATGGTATCTTGTTTTTCTGGAAATACTCAAGTTATACACAATGGATTAACCGAACCTCCTTTTTATTGGAAGGGGCCGGACTCCGAAGATGTTACAACACGTTTCCTTTTCGTGGGACGTCTTTCCAAGGTAAAAGGAATTCAAGATATAATTGAAGTACTGCCTCGTTTGCAAGGTTCCTGGTCTTTAGATGTATTAGGTGACGGACCTATTATGGAAGAGCTTAAAAACCGTGTAAAAGATCTTGATCTGGAAGATCGCGTGACTTTTTATGGTTTCCGTGACGATCCCGATTATTGGATGCAGCGTTGCTCATGCCTCCTTTTCCCATCGTATGGGGAGGGGATGCCCCTTACTCTGGCCAGGGCTATCCAGATGAAAGTTCCAGTTATAGCATCAAATATATTGCCGGTTCGGGAGCTTGCAAAATCTGATGAAGGGTTGTTACCGCCAGGCAATCTTCATGCTTGGAGTAATGCTTTGCAGTTTTTCATCAATACAAAAAAAACAATTTGTAAATTTGACCCTGACATCATTCCAACTCTCGACCAAATGACTGATACAGTTGAGACTATTTATAGGAAGGCATTGATGACATATACAGTGTGA
- a CDS encoding mitochondrial fission ELM1 family protein: MSQSPEMVIILSDGIRGHLFQSRGIAGWLAKYTGAEIVEFQVPKISGFMKFYLLKLQGRRLPSMNKEELHCWFAKSGGHSLVGECQLHLQKNKVDSRRVLFISAGSGAAAFNVALSKYLGSKSCALMTPSFIGTDPFDFAVVPLHDKPKGEANVLSTLGAPNSIFPEKLCEASKELSSIYPPESHRRWALLIGGDDANYCISSIWMHKNISPIIRAAQEKNIDLYITTSRRTSAEAEQALIEVAGESPQVKMLLLASQDPMNPVPGMMGLCNRVFCTEDSVSMVSEAVTAGHRVILMRVEHRQGIKKVLQTCMKPFYSWGISRFNTLFDALKEKRCLVEYSAHCLDELDGDYQSSVTDFNEARRAALWIIERWKE; encoded by the coding sequence ATGTCTCAATCCCCTGAGATGGTCATTATCCTCAGTGACGGAATTCGCGGCCATCTTTTTCAAAGCCGAGGGATTGCCGGGTGGCTTGCCAAATATACAGGTGCGGAGATTGTTGAATTTCAAGTCCCTAAAATCTCAGGATTTATGAAATTTTACCTTTTGAAATTGCAAGGACGACGCCTTCCTTCTATGAACAAAGAAGAGCTGCATTGTTGGTTTGCAAAATCGGGGGGGCATTCCCTCGTGGGAGAATGTCAGCTCCATCTTCAAAAAAATAAAGTTGATTCGAGACGCGTTCTTTTTATTTCGGCAGGAAGCGGTGCAGCGGCTTTTAACGTAGCTCTTTCTAAATATTTGGGGTCAAAAAGCTGTGCCCTTATGACTCCGTCCTTCATAGGTACGGATCCTTTTGATTTTGCAGTAGTGCCTCTTCATGATAAGCCGAAAGGAGAAGCAAACGTTTTGTCGACTCTTGGTGCCCCTAACTCGATCTTTCCGGAAAAATTATGTGAAGCGTCGAAAGAACTGTCTTCCATATATCCTCCAGAATCTCATCGTCGTTGGGCTCTTCTTATTGGTGGCGATGATGCTAATTATTGTATAAGCTCCATATGGATGCACAAAAATATTTCACCTATTATCAGGGCAGCTCAAGAAAAAAATATAGATCTTTACATTACTACGTCACGACGAACATCAGCAGAAGCGGAGCAGGCTCTTATTGAAGTGGCGGGAGAAAGCCCTCAGGTAAAAATGCTTCTTCTTGCGTCCCAAGATCCTATGAATCCTGTTCCTGGCATGATGGGGCTCTGCAATAGGGTATTTTGTACGGAAGATTCTGTCTCCATGGTTTCAGAGGCTGTAACGGCAGGGCATCGTGTTATATTAATGCGAGTGGAGCATCGACAGGGAATAAAAAAGGTGCTTCAAACATGTATGAAACCTTTTTATTCGTGGGGTATTTCACGTTTCAATACCCTCTTTGATGCATTGAAAGAAAAAAGGTGTTTAGTAGAGTATTCCGCACATTGTCTTGATGAGCTTGATGGTGATTATCAGAGCTCTGTTACTGATTTTAACGAAGCTCGACGTGCCGCTTTGTGGATTATAGAGAGGTGGAAAGAATGA
- the kdsB gene encoding 3-deoxy-manno-octulosonate cytidylyltransferase: MNILGVIPARYGSTRLPGKPLADICGKPLIQHVYEQASRASLIGALIVATDDERIVEAVQAFNGNAVLTGADHPNGTSRVAEVARNMNVDLVINIQGDEPLLDPQMIDEVAGALMEDETVVSATLCAPITDEQALSDPNVVKVVRDRRGFALYFSRSPIPYFRVQASLPVYEHIGIYGYRKDFLMKYVELENTPLSTVESLEQLKILENGYSMKVLETKVTHRGPSVDTPEDLEAVRRIMGKITL; the protein is encoded by the coding sequence ATGAATATTCTTGGAGTGATTCCAGCACGTTACGGTTCAACCCGTTTGCCAGGGAAACCTCTCGCTGATATTTGCGGAAAACCTTTGATTCAGCATGTTTATGAACAGGCTTCCCGCGCATCGCTTATAGGTGCTCTTATTGTGGCTACTGATGATGAGAGAATTGTGGAGGCTGTACAGGCCTTTAACGGCAATGCAGTACTTACTGGGGCAGATCACCCTAACGGGACGAGCCGAGTGGCGGAAGTGGCTAGAAATATGAATGTAGATCTCGTGATCAACATTCAGGGAGATGAGCCCTTGCTTGACCCTCAGATGATTGATGAGGTGGCCGGAGCTCTTATGGAAGATGAAACGGTAGTATCTGCCACCCTGTGTGCACCTATTACAGACGAGCAGGCTCTCTCTGATCCGAATGTGGTGAAGGTTGTACGGGATAGAAGGGGTTTTGCCTTGTATTTTAGCCGGTCACCTATTCCTTATTTCAGAGTTCAAGCATCTCTTCCTGTGTATGAGCATATTGGAATATATGGCTACAGAAAAGATTTTCTCATGAAATATGTAGAGCTTGAGAATACCCCCCTCTCTACTGTAGAGTCTCTTGAACAGCTTAAAATTCTGGAGAATGGCTACAGTATGAAGGTACTAGAGACGAAAGTAACGCATCGCGGTCCGAGCGTGGACACACCAGAGGATCTAGAGGCTGTTCGTCGCATTATGGGTAAAATAACTCTGTAA
- a CDS encoding 3-deoxy-D-manno-octulosonic acid transferase, whose amino-acid sequence MYRALVSAAYLAVYPWLAKRYQIGLSERKALYAPEKQRVFSERPLWVHAVSVGEVQSAWPLLEEVHTDPVSIPVVLSTTTPTGRAMAYQLTPHLFNTHIYYPWDIPWIIKRALDNMNPRAYAVIETEIWPNLLKELEKRRIPAFLVNGRFSVSTSARAKKSAHFWRDIYSCFTRLMVRSDKDADHLLSLGVSAHKIVVTGDCKVDALRLRHKDVDLSFWQSTLGTERPLFLAGSTHTGEDEIVLKAFRIVRERFPKARLIIVPRHPERAADVERLAGNVARTCRLSSLSEGWSILIVDKIGVLFELYGVVDSAFIGGSLVPKGGQNLMEAAAFRVPVCHGPHMEDFPEAAEALGDLNVSVVVRSADEMAKRWMGSLSPSLRETVQKGSRLYFEQVGGAARASWKEIREEMSI is encoded by the coding sequence ATGTACCGAGCCCTAGTGTCTGCTGCCTACCTCGCAGTGTACCCTTGGTTGGCGAAGAGATACCAGATAGGGCTGTCTGAAAGAAAAGCTCTGTACGCTCCAGAAAAACAAAGGGTGTTTTCGGAAAGACCTTTATGGGTTCATGCTGTTTCAGTGGGAGAGGTCCAATCGGCGTGGCCTCTTTTAGAAGAGGTTCATACCGATCCGGTTTCCATTCCGGTAGTGCTTTCGACAACGACGCCTACCGGTCGTGCTATGGCGTATCAACTGACTCCCCATCTCTTTAACACCCATATATACTATCCTTGGGACATCCCTTGGATTATTAAAAGGGCTCTTGATAATATGAACCCTCGCGCCTATGCGGTAATAGAAACTGAAATATGGCCTAATCTATTGAAGGAACTTGAGAAGAGGCGTATTCCGGCTTTTCTCGTTAATGGAAGATTCTCTGTGTCTACCTCTGCGAGAGCTAAAAAAAGCGCTCATTTTTGGAGAGATATTTATTCTTGTTTTACCCGCCTTATGGTTCGTTCTGATAAAGATGCTGACCACCTTCTCTCTCTAGGAGTATCTGCCCATAAGATAGTTGTAACGGGAGATTGCAAAGTAGATGCTCTTCGTTTGCGCCATAAAGATGTAGATCTTTCTTTTTGGCAGAGCACTCTTGGCACAGAACGTCCGCTTTTTTTGGCAGGGAGTACCCACACTGGTGAGGATGAAATAGTGCTCAAGGCGTTTCGCATTGTTCGCGAACGTTTCCCAAAGGCTCGGCTTATTATTGTCCCCCGTCATCCCGAAAGAGCTGCTGATGTAGAGCGATTAGCTGGGAATGTTGCTCGTACCTGCCGGCTTTCTTCTTTGTCCGAAGGCTGGTCTATCTTAATAGTAGATAAAATAGGAGTTCTTTTTGAATTATATGGTGTTGTTGATAGTGCATTTATAGGAGGAAGCCTCGTCCCTAAAGGTGGACAGAACCTTATGGAGGCTGCTGCCTTTCGAGTGCCGGTGTGTCATGGCCCTCATATGGAAGATTTCCCTGAAGCGGCAGAAGCGCTGGGTGATCTTAATGTATCTGTAGTTGTCAGGAGTGCAGATGAAATGGCGAAGCGATGGATGGGAAGCCTCTCGCCATCTCTTAGAGAAACTGTTCAAAAAGGCTCGCGCCTTTATTTTGAACAGGTGGGAGGCGCCGCCCGAGCGTCGTGGAAAGAGATCCGAGAGGAGATGAGCATATGA